A stretch of the Pseudomonas sp. ACM7 genome encodes the following:
- a CDS encoding diguanylate cyclase, with amino-acid sequence MGKTGGKGLSLARRLYTSRILGLALGLLLVSAAMYPLNPAPWVWVAMLLNAVLWPHLAYQWARRAQVPYHAEHRNLLVDAFLGGFWVAAMQFNPLPSATTLSMMAMNNVAIGGLRFLLAGTVAQILGIGVGLLIFSPSFIPQTSQVQMYACLPLMCLYPLALGWICFRQAHTLGRQKRELLALSRTDSLTGLLNHGAWKDQLEVELQRCKRQQQGGAIALIDIDHFKSINDTYGHVAGDIVLRQLSKMLKQNLRAADVAGRYGGDEFCVILPDLPLTSAAAVMDALRDRFATLGYEQSPALTVSLSIGLAAFNPAHTDATLWLNDADQALYEAQATGRNRVICCGDGEPHHELLDSV; translated from the coding sequence ATGGGAAAAACGGGAGGAAAAGGACTTTCACTGGCCAGGAGGCTTTATACATCGCGAATCCTGGGATTAGCTTTGGGGCTGTTGCTCGTGAGCGCGGCGATGTATCCACTCAACCCGGCACCGTGGGTCTGGGTGGCGATGCTGCTCAACGCCGTACTCTGGCCGCACTTGGCTTATCAATGGGCGCGCCGCGCGCAAGTGCCTTATCACGCTGAACACCGCAACCTGCTGGTGGACGCCTTTCTCGGCGGCTTTTGGGTCGCTGCCATGCAGTTCAATCCGCTGCCCAGCGCGACGACCCTGTCCATGATGGCGATGAACAACGTGGCCATTGGCGGTTTGCGTTTCCTGTTGGCGGGAACCGTGGCGCAGATTCTCGGGATAGGCGTCGGACTGCTGATTTTCTCCCCCTCCTTCATCCCGCAAACCAGCCAAGTGCAGATGTATGCCTGTTTGCCCTTGATGTGTTTGTATCCGCTGGCATTGGGCTGGATCTGCTTCCGCCAGGCCCACACCCTCGGCCGACAAAAGCGTGAATTGCTGGCCCTGAGCCGCACCGACAGCCTCACCGGCCTACTGAACCACGGCGCCTGGAAGGATCAACTGGAAGTCGAACTCCAGCGTTGCAAGCGTCAGCAGCAGGGCGGGGCGATTGCGCTGATCGACATCGATCATTTCAAATCCATAAACGACACCTACGGCCACGTTGCCGGGGACATCGTCCTGCGTCAGTTGAGCAAAATGCTCAAGCAGAACTTGCGCGCGGCGGATGTTGCCGGGCGCTACGGTGGCGACGAGTTCTGCGTGATCCTCCCGGACCTTCCGCTCACGAGCGCTGCGGCCGTGATGGATGCCCTGCGTGATCGCTTCGCCACCTTGGGTTATGAGCAGAGCCCGGCGCTGACAGTCAGCCTGAGCATCGGCCTGGCCGCCTTCAACCCGGCACACACCGACGCAACCCTGTGGCTCAACGACGCCGACCAGGCGCTCTACGAAGCCCAAGCCACCGGTCGCAACCGCGTCATCTGTTGCGGCGATGGCGAACCGCATCACGAATTACTTGATTCGGTGTGA
- a CDS encoding M20/M25/M40 family metallo-hydrolase: MTFNLPRSLLATSLGLTLALGAFAPAVFAEPHKQVLADSEQYKGEALKLLERLVNIDSGSGYEPGLTQVRDIAIDELKKLGATIELVPNTPDKSSHVIATLKGAGKAKILLMAHMDTVFKEGSAAERPFHIKDGRAYGPGVMDDKGGIVAGIYALKVLKNLDFKDYAQITFLLDASEETGSDIATDLIKKTAKAHDVTLNLEPGRPADGLVVWRKGSATAVVEVKGKAAHAGVAPELGRNAAMEAAHQILQLGKLGDAEKKTTINFTVLKAGDRTNVIPDQATAKADVRAAVPEEFDRIEKDLARVSKDKLIADTEVTTTLQRGLPPMPQTPESDRLMAMAQGIYGEIGRKLTEEGSGGAADASLSAGVGTPTLDGFGIVGGNIHTPEEYAEVESVAPRIYLLSRMIMELAKR; encoded by the coding sequence ATGACGTTCAATCTCCCTCGCTCCCTACTGGCCACCAGCCTTGGCCTGACCCTCGCCCTCGGCGCTTTCGCTCCCGCCGTTTTCGCCGAACCGCACAAGCAAGTCCTCGCCGATTCCGAACAGTACAAGGGTGAAGCCCTGAAGTTACTGGAACGTTTGGTGAACATCGACTCCGGTTCCGGTTATGAGCCCGGCCTGACCCAAGTGCGCGACATCGCCATCGACGAACTGAAAAAACTCGGCGCGACCATCGAGCTTGTGCCCAATACCCCGGACAAAAGCAGCCACGTGATCGCGACCCTGAAAGGCGCTGGCAAGGCAAAAATCCTGTTGATGGCGCACATGGACACCGTCTTCAAGGAAGGTTCGGCCGCCGAGCGTCCGTTCCACATCAAGGACGGCCGCGCCTACGGACCGGGCGTGATGGATGACAAGGGCGGCATCGTTGCCGGGATCTACGCGCTGAAAGTCCTGAAAAACCTCGACTTCAAGGACTACGCGCAAATCACCTTCCTGCTCGACGCCAGCGAAGAAACCGGCTCGGACATCGCCACCGACCTGATCAAGAAAACCGCCAAGGCCCACGACGTCACCCTCAACCTCGAACCCGGCCGCCCGGCGGATGGCCTGGTGGTGTGGCGCAAAGGCAGTGCCACCGCGGTGGTCGAGGTCAAGGGTAAGGCGGCTCATGCCGGTGTCGCGCCGGAGCTGGGACGCAACGCCGCCATGGAAGCGGCACACCAGATTTTGCAGCTCGGCAAACTGGGCGATGCGGAGAAGAAAACCACCATCAACTTCACCGTGCTCAAGGCTGGCGACCGCACCAACGTGATTCCGGATCAAGCCACCGCCAAGGCAGACGTGCGGGCAGCGGTGCCGGAAGAGTTTGACCGGATCGAAAAGGACCTGGCGCGGGTTTCGAAAGACAAGCTGATTGCTGACACAGAAGTCACCACCACACTGCAGCGCGGATTGCCGCCGATGCCGCAAACGCCGGAATCGGATCGGCTGATGGCCATGGCTCAGGGGATTTACGGTGAAATTGGCCGCAAGTTGACGGAAGAAGGTAGCGGTGGGGCGGCGGATGCCAGCCTGTCAGCGGGCGTGGGTACGCCGACGCTGGATGGGTTCGGGATTGTTGGCGGGAATATTCATACGCCGGAGGAATACGCGGAGGTTGAGAGCGTGGCGCCGCGGATTTATCTGTTGTCGCGGATGATTATGGAGTTGGCCAAGCGCTGA
- a CDS encoding oxaloacetate decarboxylase, producing MSRLSHQDLRRNFRELFASNACYHTASVFDPMSARIAADLGFEVGILGGSVASLQVLGAPDFALITLSEFAEQATRIGRVAQLPVIADADHGYGNALNVMRTIVELERAGVAALTIEDTLLPAQFGRKSTDLIGVAEGVGKIRAALEARVDSEMAIIARTNAGILPVQEVISRTCHYQQAGADGICMVGVRDFDHLEQIAEHLSVPLMLVTYGNPLLRDDKRLAELGVRVTIDGHGAYFAAIKATYDSLREQRQIFNQASDLSATELTHTYTQPEEYIRWAEEFMSVKE from the coding sequence ATGTCCAGGCTTTCTCATCAAGATTTACGCCGTAACTTTCGCGAGCTGTTCGCCTCCAACGCCTGCTATCACACGGCGTCGGTCTTCGACCCGATGTCGGCCCGCATTGCCGCTGACCTGGGTTTTGAAGTGGGGATCCTGGGCGGTTCAGTCGCATCGTTGCAGGTACTGGGCGCCCCCGACTTTGCCTTGATCACCCTCAGCGAGTTTGCCGAGCAGGCCACTCGCATTGGCCGTGTCGCCCAATTGCCGGTCATCGCCGACGCCGACCACGGCTACGGCAACGCGCTCAACGTCATGCGCACCATCGTCGAACTCGAACGTGCCGGTGTGGCCGCCCTGACCATCGAAGACACGCTCCTGCCCGCCCAGTTCGGCCGCAAGTCCACTGACCTGATCGGGGTGGCGGAAGGCGTCGGCAAGATTCGTGCGGCACTGGAAGCACGGGTCGATTCGGAAATGGCAATCATCGCCCGCACCAACGCCGGGATCCTGCCGGTGCAGGAAGTCATCAGCCGTACCTGTCATTACCAGCAGGCCGGTGCGGACGGGATTTGCATGGTGGGCGTGCGGGACTTCGACCACCTCGAACAAATCGCCGAGCACCTGAGCGTGCCGCTGATGCTGGTCACCTATGGCAATCCGTTGCTGCGCGACGATAAACGCCTGGCCGAACTGGGTGTGCGCGTCACCATCGATGGTCACGGCGCCTACTTCGCCGCGATCAAGGCCACGTATGACAGCCTGCGGGAACAGCGGCAGATCTTTAATCAGGCGTCGGACCTGAGCGCTACCGAACTGACCCACACCTATACGCAGCCTGAGGAATACATCCGTTGGGCGGAAGAGTTTATGAGCGTGAAGGAGTAA